The stretch of DNA CATAAACTTTCTTAGCTTCATCCAATACTTCATTGAATTTTTCAATAACTGCTGGAACTACACCCTCAAGAGATCCATTTCCTTTTAACTCTTCAGCATAATCTATAGCTATTTTTAAATGTTTCTTAATTGCTTCTTGTTCTTGTTTATTAACTAAATTATCCATTGCATTTCTTAATGCTACTTTTGCATTGTTTATTTCTTCTTGAGTTGCATCAGCTTTATTTAATATAGCTTTTGCATTCTCAAGTGCTACTAACATTAAATTATAGCTCTCTTCTGTATAGTCATCTTTAGATAAAGCATTAGCCTTATCTACATCTCCTTGCAATTCCACCTTATCAACTTCTGGAGCTACTACATCTCCTCCATCGACTCTTATTAATACTTTATTAGAGGAAACTTTTTTTCCATCTACAGTAACTTCAACCCATATATCTGCAGCACCTTTAGAAACCCCAGTAATTTGTCCATTCTCTATTGTAACTACCCCTGGATTTGAAGTTTTATATTCTACAGTTGCAGCTGATAGATCAACATTGTCTCCATTATTCTTTAAAGCATTAGTATAAACTTCTATGGTTTGACCTGATGCTATTTCATTTACCATAGTATTTAAATTAACATACTCTATTGCTGCATTTTCTATAGATTTATCTATTTCTTTTACATAGATGTTATCTACTATTAACTCTTTATATCCTGCTCCTTTATCAATTGAAATATAATAATCATTAATATCTCCAGTTGTAAATTCTTTCTTTACTTCTTTATTATTAGCAGCATCTAATGGAATGCTTACTAATGTTCCTTGAGATTTAGATTTAATATTCATAGTATATCCAGGCTCAGCATTTTCTAAATCATATATAAAGCCTAATTCATAATTTTTATTTGGTTCTAACTTAAAGGTTGATTCTTCTGTAATTAACATTTGTCCAGTTTCGTTTGGTTGTTGGTTAGTTTTAAGTGAGAATCTTCCATCTAATACCCAAGTCATTTGTTGTCTACCTAAAAGATCTCTTTCTGCTAAGTGTGATCTATTTGAATGTCCTCTTCCTGGTGCTAAATAGAATGGACTTATTCCTTCATCAACATTTTCAAAATCTTCATAGAATACATATCCATCTCTATTAGTATGTCCTGGATTATCCCATATTCTAAAATCATCAACATAAACAGCAGTATCTCCTTCTCCAGTAGTTAAGTATATTTCTGCTCCTGTTGATCCCTTTGGAACAGTAAATTCAACTTCTACTCTACTAAAAGTATCATCTATCCACTTAACTCCTTCACCTTGTCTTGGTTGTGCTGTTGTTGTTATTTTATTTGTTATTTCTTGACTTCCATCTTTCACACCTAAAGTAACATCTCTATTTCCTTCATTTTTTACCCAAGCAGATACTGAATAAGTTACACCTTCTTTTAAGTCTTTAATTTGTTGTCTTATTGTAGTTTCTTTTCCTCCAGCTATTTTAACTAAATCATTTCCTTTTCTTTTGCCATTTGTTTCATTTTCTATTGTTACATGTTTTGTATTTCTAGCCTTTGTTTCAACATTCCAATAATCAAATGTTTGTGAATCGAAACCAGGATCTTGTATTTGACCCCCTTGTCCCCAATCAGTTATTCTTTTCTCTTCTACTTCATCCTTCATAACTAAATATGGTGTATTTTGTTCTACATCTAATTGTACTTTACCATTCTTAACCTTTATATCTTTTACAAAGGTTCTTCCTAAATCACTAAGTTCATATAACTTAACAGTTGAAAGGTTATTCCAATTTTCTGGTAATTGCCATTCTGAACTTGTTCCTAATGGATTCCAATGATAAATCTTTTCATCTTCTTCTACTGGATTCCATGGTAAGAATAAGTTTGTTTTTCCTATACCAGTAGATCCAATTGAACTTTCAGGAGTTGTTGCTACTAATCTACCATCTCTATAGTAATTAATATTTTCTCCTTCTCTTGCTGCCTTAACATTATTTTCAAATATAATCTCATTATCATTCATCTTCATTATTGGGAAATGTTGAAGGTATTTAGTAGGTAACACCTGATTATAGAATACATCCATACCAAATTCACCTTCGATACTATGCCTAGTTCCCCATCCCCCTGATAAAAGATGTTTATTTCCTTTTAATAATGGGTCTGCTAAGAATGAATCTTGAGTATCATTTTTCATAAATCTCATTATCTTGCTTGCATTACCTTTGTTAGGGTATGCAGGGTCTCCACCCCAATGAGTCCATGGAACTTGTTGTTCAAGTGGTCCATTCATTTCAGTAGCTAACATATATCCTAATCCATTTATTTTACTTGCTAATTGATGAGCATTCCATCCATTACCTGTATAAACATCAACATAAACCCAGTTTAGATTTGGCGCATCTTCTTTTAACATATCTAATCTTCTGAATAGCTCACCAGTCATTATATCTTGTCTTTGATCTACATAGTATGCCTGATCTAACCATCCCCATCCTGGTGCATTTTCATTTACTATAGCTCCTGGATATTCAAAGGCATCTTTAATATATTCTGTTGCATTAATATGAACTCCTATTTTAGCATTATACTTAGCACCTTCATTTATTAAAGTATTAAAATCTTCTTTTCCACCTTGTCTTATCCCTATATGTCCACCATAATCTGGATGTGAATCATCATGTCCTTCTGCTTGATAACCTTTGTGTAATACTAATTGTCCAAAATTATCTGTAAAGTTTGATATTTTCTTTACTGTATCTAATGATCTTAAGAATGGATTTTGTGTATATCCAATGTTGAATGCAATATAAGATAAATTATTTTTAATATCTTCTCCACCCATTGGTACTTTCATATTTTGTCTATATAATATAGCAGCGTCTTGCCAATCTACAATAGAATCTTTATTATTATCTTTTGCAATCATCACTTCTGACCAAGGAAGTTCACCTTGATATAAATTACTACCTAAGACTGTTGCTTCATCTAATACTTCTCTGTAGGTCCAAGTACCATTAGATATACCTGTTTTTTTGTAAGCGCCTTCTTCATCCCCTCTATTTTCAGTAGTTAAAACTACTCTGTTACCACCTTCTATAGTATTATTATTTATTGTTACCGCAAAATCATTATTATTTATGAATGCATATGTCTTTCCTTTAGCTCCTGTTGCTAAATCACTTACATTTGCAAAATCTTCTATTATATTATTCCAATCTCCTGTTGTAAGAACCGATGCTGTTTTCCCATTGTCTCTATCAGTTATTGATGCTAAACTTTGCCCTGGAATGTTTAGATATTGAAGTTTAGTCTCCCCATCTTCAATTACTTCTGTAATATCCATTCTTAATTTATTTTCTTTAACTGCCATTTTCAACTTAATCTTCATATTAAGTTCTTCAAAGTTTAATGTGTATTCTAAAGACTCTTTATCTATTTCTTTGGATTTAACTTTTGGAATATATTTATCTCCATTTATTTCAACAATATATAATTGTTCATTTTCCCCTGCTAATACAGATCCATCTTCTTTCCATTCATATTGTTTTACTCTTGGAAAATTAGAATCCAAAGTTACTTTCATAATATCTGATTGTATTGTTTTATAGGCTTCATTTACTTCTGGTGGAGCTAAAGGAGTTAACTCTTCTACTCTTACGTTATCTAAAGTAACAACCTTTGAGCTATGCCAAGCTGATAATCCAACCTTTCCTGCTTCACTTGGGAAATTAGATACTGAAGTCTTTCCTATTAATTTCCCATCTATCCAAAGTGAAACATTATTATCCTCTAATTTTAATTTCATTCTATAAGTTGTATTTTGTTTAAGTTTAAATGAACCTGGGAATCCACCATAAGTTTCTTGTCCATTATTTTTTGCCTTCCAAACCCAAGAACCAGCATCATAACAAATTGCACCCCAGTTATTTGCATCTTTTATTCTAAAACCAAGTCCAACTCTTCCTAAATCAGTGCTTGTTGAAAAATCAGTTTCATAAATAAAATTCTTAACTGATGGTGAGTTCATATCAACAGCTGTTGAAACGCCATTCATTGGAACTTTAACAACTCCATTTTCTAATGTTGCAGTTCCTCCACCTTGGATAACTTTCCAATTTCCACTTGTTTCTGGTGTTTCAAAATTTGTTTCATAAACAGATGCTTCTGATTTAACTGTTACATTAGCTACAGCTTTAATATCACTTCCCACAACTGATCCATTAACTACAAAATTTCCTGGTTTTGAGTAGCTTTTATCTGGAATATAGTCCCATTGAACACTTCTAGTAGTTTGAGATCCATCATTAAATGTTACATTAACCTCATCTGGTAATGTCGGTTTAAGTCTAGGATATGTTTCAACTGAAATTTCCTCTATACTTTCTATAGCTAATTCCGGTAAAACTTCACTTTGTAATGAGCCAAGTTCTCCAGCTTTTAAATAATCAACTTTTATATCTTTATTATCATACCAAGTTCTATATCCAAACTTTCCTGCTCCTGTAGGCCAACCTCCTAAATTAACTACATCATTAAATATTTGTTCTCCATTAACAATTAAAGTAACTTTATTTCCTACAACTCTAACGGTCATAGTTACAGCTTCACCTGGTACAACTTGAGGTCCTACTATATCATCTTTCCATGCATTAGCAGTTTCTATCAACCACTTTCCACTGTTATTATATCCTATAAAAGCATAACTGCTGGAGCTTGTCCCTCTAAGTACTATTCCAAATCTTCCAGTAGCAGTTTCCCCTTCAGTTGGATTTAATATAAATCTTACTTCTGCTTCACCATCTACTAATGATGGTGATTGTTCTTCAATAAACACTAAGTTATTATCTGTATTATCTCTTTTTATATTTAATACACCTTCATCTTTATTTTTTGAGATTGTACCATTACCTTTTAATCTAGTCCATGTAAGTCCTGAATCATCATCATAATTTTGTTCATATAATCCAGTTGCTTTAGCTTCTTTTTCTTGGTGTTCTATAACTGGATTTACCTCAACATTAGCTAATGTATTAACTGGTAATTGTCCAATAATGATAGCTCCAGCAATTATATATGCTATATTTCTATTCATACATGATTTCTTTTTCATCAATCTCATCCCCCTTATATATAGTTATGTAAACATATTCATAACTATATGATATACATATTTTGTAATATATTCTATAATTATCTTGCTTTATACTATAACTATATTGATTTTTAATATATATGCTTATTTCTATAATAAAAAAGTTGTATCGAATTAATCCAATACAACTTAACTTCTAATCTATTCTTTTACTATTTATATATAACACATATAAATATGTTGCTTCTTTAAAATTTCTTATATCATACCCTGTTTCTTTTTTTATTTTTTCAACCCTATATATAAGTGTATTTCTATGTATATAAAGGTTTTTTGATGCTTGAGTTAATGAAAAATTACATCTTAAAATTTCTTCTATAGTCAATATCAACTCATTATTTAAGCTTTTGCAGATTTCTTCATACTCATCTTTTAATTGCTTTGAGTATTCATTCTTTAAATTATGAATTATATTTTCTATTTCCATTTCTGATGATATATAAGTTTCTGGAACTATTTTTAATGCTTTTCCTGTATCAATAGCTTGTTTTGCTTTTCTATAGCCTTTTAAAAGTCCATTGTATGTTCCATCTAAATTAGAAACTGAAATATATACTTTTTCTCCTGTATTTTGTATTATACTCTCTCTAAGAGAAAGTCCATGTTCCTTTTCCTCGTCTAAATCACCAATTAAAATTATTTGATTAAATACTTCTTCAATTAAAACATCTTCATCAGCATAACTATTTCTTAAAATCTTAAAAACTTCTTCTTTATTATTACAATCTATTATAAATAACTTCCCTCTTTTTTCTAATATCGTATTTTTAAAGTTATTCCATGATTTTTCACCTTGCAATAACAATTGAATAGTATTGCTTTTCTCCATGAATTTATTTAATGTAAATTCTATAAAATCTTTTAAATTCTCATTTTCTTCAGTAATATATAATCTATATATTATGTTATTTATTCTTATTTTTTTAATAATAGTTTTTGAATCAACTTTTAAATTGTTAAATATAGCATCACCTTTATTATTCGTTAACTTACAATAAAGATTTGTCTTTTCACACATCTCTTTCAATAAAATTTTAAAATTGTCCATATAAGTTCCTCTCCTTTAAAAGTAACTATATATATATATATATTATTCCCCTAATTTCCCAAACAATATTATTAAGAAAGCTACTAATCTATACCTGACTAGTAGCTAAATTTTCTATTTATTTAAATATGCTAATATTTTTTCTTTCTCATTTTCTGCAAAATCGTATGAATCTACACTTTCTTTGTTTATCCATTTATATTGCACTATATCTTTTCCTATATTTATACTTTCTTTCACGTTGCCAGTATAAATTATAAAATTTTCATCTTCACTTATTTTATACTCATCAACAATTTTCAAATCAAAAATATTTACTTTTAGATCATCTTTAACAGCTCTATTTATGCATTTTTCTGTTGTTTCTTTTCCTCTTAAATTCCTTCCAACTAAATACCATAAATTAGGTTGACTTTTCTTAACCTTTTTTGTAACTATCAACATATTATTAAAATCATCCTTAATAATAATTGAACAACCTATTGTTTTTCCCATAAAAATCCCCCTTTAATAATCATTAGTGTTAATAATACTACACATTCTTAATAATTCTACCTAAAAGCTTTATTTCCTTTGTAATTTTTTACCTTAAAGGCCTTTTATAATAAATTCTTTTATTTTTTATTAATCAAAAATATATGATTTAATTAGTGCAAAAAATTCTCTAGTGTACATTATTGGCATTAAAGTTATAACAGTAGTATTCGTATAAAAACTAATATCCTCATATCCATTTTTTTTAGCTAACATATTACTTCTTAATGCATGAAAATCAGAAGTTACTACTTTAATTTTAATGTTATCTATCTTTTCTCCTGTTGATTGTTCTATTTTAGCTTTAGAATAAATTAGATTTTCACTAGTACTTGTAGATTTATTTTCCATTATAATTTTATTTTCATTAATCCCATTACTAATTAAATATCTTTTCATAGCTTCTGCTTCTGTTATATCTTCTCCAGGCCCCTGTCCTCCTGATACTACTACATTGATATCTTCATCATAATTATTTATATATTCTATAGCTTTTTCAAGCCTTTGCTCTAAAGTTATACTTAACTTTTCCCCTCTTATACCTGCCCCTAAAATTATCATATAGTCCGCCTCTGATTTATCCCTTTTAGGATACAAAATAATAGCTCCTTCTATAATAATAAATATAACTAAACATATACTGCCCACTATCTTTCCTATATTAAAAATTTTATTTAAATTTTTATTTCTTTTTATTTTATCTTTTATAAAATGGTATATTATTAAAGCAACTCCTACTATAAGAAATATAAAGCTAAAACTAACTTTTCTTACAAATAAATTTATTACTATAAAATATATACACAATATAATTCCTAATATAATATCAATCATATACTTTTTCCTCCTTATTTAACTAGTAAATTTAGTAACATAACAAGCAAAACTATTATTAAAAATATTGTAGTTATTAAAAAAGTAGCAAATTTCTTATCTGAATTATAATCTTTATTTCCCATACAAATTCTCCTTATAGTTTATTCCTTATAATTGCTTGGAACGTCACCTGTATATTTTTTAAAGTTAGTTGAAAATTGTCTATAATCACTATATCCAACTTCTTTTGCTACACTTGAAACTGAAAATCCTTTTTTTAATAACTCCATAGCTTTTTCTATTCTAAGTTTTCTTATGTATTCTGAAAATCCCATTCCTAAAGTTTGCTTTAACTCTCTAGATAAATAGCTTTCATTTAAATATACACTACTTGCTACAACCTTCAATGATATATTTTTATTAAAGTTATTATTTATAAATTTAATGGCTCTTTTTATACTACTATCTTCTAAAGTTCCTCTATACTCTCTTATGTTTTCTACTGCCACCACTATAAATGTTTCTAAATCCTTTTTTAAGTCAATCATCTGATTGTAATCATTTTCTAATTCTATAGCTTCTAAAGCTTCACTTGATATACCAAGTTCTATAAACCCTTGCTTTACTCTAAGCACCAATTCAAGTACTACCTTAATTATTTTACTCTTCTTAATCATCTTATAACTAAATATCTTAAATAAATAATTAATACTCTTTTCTGCCTTTTTTATATCTGCATTTAAAATATTATCTACTATTTCATTTACTAATTCATCAAATTTTAAATGATCAATTGTCAGTTCTTTCTTCTCTTGTTCTTTTAAAACTTTCCCATATCCTTCATAAAAACACTTTTCATATAAGTTTTTTGCTCTTTTATAAAGTTCTCTTAATTCTAAAGGTGATTCCTCTTGAGTTATTGATATTGTAATTACTCCATCTAATTCCTCTATTATTCTTTTTATCAATTCTTTAAAGTCCACATTCTCACTTGTAGTAATAATTATACCTATCCTATTTGCATGTGGTTCAAAAATATAGTAACTACTTATATTATTTCTTATCCACTCTTTTACTATATAACTAATCCTAGTATTTAAGTAATCCTTATTATTGTTATTAAAGTATTCATAACTATCATTATTTATAAGAACTATTCTTATACTATCTAAAAGATTAAAATAATTATCTATTATTTCTATAGGACTTTGTCCTCTCACAATCCTTAATATTTGTTTTTCTATTGATAAACTATTGTTTATTCTTTCTTTTTCTATTAAGCTTACTGCATTATTAATAGCCTCTGTAAACTCTGATACTTGAATTGGTTTTAAAATAAAATCTAAAGCATTTATTTTAACTGCTCCCCTTGCATATTGAAAATCATCATACCCAGTAATTACTATAAATTTAGTATTAGGTAAAATTTCTTTTATATTCTTTGCCATCTCTATACCATTTATTTCTGGCATATTTATATCTGTAATAATAATATCTGGTTTTATTTCTTTTGCTATATTTATAGCTTCATAAGCATTAGATGCCTCCCCCAAAACTTTACATTTCATTTTTTCCCAGGGAATTATACATTTAAGTCCTTTTCTTGAATAATATTCGTCATCTACTATTAATACTTTAATCACTTATCTCATACTCCTTTTTAGGCACTATAATAGAAAACACTGTAAATTCAGCTTCTCTTTTATAAGTTACTCCAAAGTCTTGTCCATAAAATAACTTTATTCTTTTATCAACATTATTAATCCCTACACCTTCTCCTGTGGAATTATTATTTTTCTCAAAGCCAACTCCATTATCTTTTATTTCAAAGCATAAATTATCTGAAACTTCAAAAGCATTTATAATTAAAATCCCTTTTCCAATTTTCTTTTCTAATCCATGAATAATAGCATTTTCAACTAATGGTTGTAGCATTAACTTTAAAATATGAAAATCTAATATATTTTCATCTATATTAATGTTAATAGTAAATCTATCCTTATATCTATAATCTTGAATAGTAAGGTAACTTTTTATTTGTTCAAATTCTTTTTTAATAGGTACCATATCCTCTATATTGTTTACACTATATCTAAAAAATTTAGCTAATGCATCTGTTGCTTTAACTACATCTTCACCTTCTCCAAGCCTTGCCATCCAACTTATAAGACCTAATGAATTGTAAAGGAAGTGAGGATTTACCTGAGACTTTAAAGCTTTAAACTCAGCCTCCTGAACTAAAAGTTCTTTCTTATAATCCTCTTCTATAAGTCGTTTTAATTCTTTTGTCATATCATTAAACCCTCTAGATAAATGTCCTATTTCATCATTTCTATTACTTTCTATATATACATCTAAATTTCCCTTTTCAACTTCTTTCATATAACTTGTCATCTCTAATATTGGCTCAGAAATTTTTTTAGATGTAATTAGTACAAAGAAAATTGATAGGCTTATTACAATTAAACTCAATATAATTAAGAACTTTAAATTATTAACTATTTCACTAAAAAAGTATTTATTAGGTATTAACTGTAGTACTTTTATTTTTGTATTTTGTGTTGTTGTATAATAGCATTGATAGCTTGTCTTATCTATATTAACCTTTAAAGTTCCTTTAATATTATTAAGCTTACTTAAATATTCAGATGGAAATTTAAATCCTGTTTGATTTTTATAATTTTTATCTGTAATTATATAACCATTATCATCAAGTAGCATTACATTTGAATCTTCTACAAAGGATATTGCTTTAAAAATATCATCAAAATAACTATCATAAACATCAGCTATAACATAACCTATTACTTCTTTTGTATCTCTATTTATTATAGCCTTTCCTATTACTAAAACAGTATCTTGCGATTCCTTACCTTCTACTCTTCTATGGATTTGGGTTATAACAATATCATCATTACGATTTAGTTTTTCATAAAAATCTCCTCTTATATCACTATATATTGGAGCATAATAATCTGTAGTTGAAAACCTACTTGTCTTATCTAAATTTACAATATGAATTGGTATTTCTTTAGTTTGAGTTGCTAATATAGCCCTTATAATTTTATATAGCTCTTGAGTATCTTCAAATTTCTTTTCCTTTTCATAATTATCTTTAATTCCTTCTTTTGATATTACTTCTTGAACCTCTAAATTTTCAGCTATGTAATTAACCATTTTGCTATATGTATTTATATTGCTATCTATCAATTCTGCTGCAATTGATAGATTACTATTTGTATAATATTCTATTTTTTCATAAGTAGTTTTTATAATAAATACTGTATCATATATCCATAGTAAAATTAATGGAATTATACCTACAAATAAAAACACAAGTAATAACTTTTTCTTAAACCCAAAATTATTCTTGAACATTTTAACTCTCCTGCTATAATAATAAAAATATTTCCATTATTTATAATAAACTATTTTTAATAAAAAACATAGTGACCTAAAATATCTATTCTGTATTTTAGGTCACTTTATTCATTCCTTTAACTCATAAATTTGTGTTATATATTCATTTGTACTACATTGGACTAAGACTTCATTTATACTCATTGCTTTTGGTATTTCTATAGTTATCAAACAGCTCTTTATCTTATCCAACTCGCTGGTATCATTTACATAGAATTCTATATTAGCAATTTTTATTCCTTTTTTAAGCATGTACACTTCGATACAATTCATAGCTTCTTGTTTATTTATATATTCAATATATATTTTGCAAAGTCCTCGATTAGTTATGAATCTATTTTCAAACCTTTTTAAAGTTACTAAAACTAATACTATTGCTATACCTGCTAAAATACTTATTGAATAATATCCAAAACCAATAGCTAATCCAACACAGGCTACCACCCATAAAGATGCAGCTGTGGTTAATCCTTTTATTGATCCCTTAGTATGAATTATCGTTCCTGCCCCTAAGAAGCCTACTCCACTTACAACTTGTGCTCCTAATCTTCCCATATCTATTTTTAAAGAATTTGATAAATTAGGATCTGCGGTTATTAACACAATAGATTTATTTACCATCTCTACTTGTATTAATGATATTACAGTTGCTCCTAAGGCAACTAAAATGTGGGTTCTAAAGCCTGCTGGGCTATTAGTTGATTCTCTCTCATATCCTATAACGCCACCTATTACTATTGCTAGTAATAATCTTAATCCAATTTCCTGTAAAGGCATAAACTTGTACTACCTCCTTTACTAGATTATATGAACATTCTCCTTACTAAAGTTAATCATTACCTCTTGTCCTTCTTCATATACCTTTTTAACTTGAGGATTAAAGTCCTCACATTTAATTATTGTTTCTCCAACTTGTATTGAATAATCTTGGAAAGCTCCCATAAATGTTGAACTTATTATTTTTCCTTTAAATATTCCTTTTTCACCTATTTCTATTGCTTCTGGTCTTAATACAAGTTTGCAACTATCTCCTGTTGTTTTTGATCCTTTATATGGTACATTAAAAATAACATCATCAACCTTAATAGTTACGTTTTCATATTCAGCATCAGTAATTTTACCTGGTAAAAAATTTGCTGTTCCTATAAAGTCTGCAACAAACTCTGTAGCTGGTGTATAATAGATTTCTTTAGGAGTACCTACTTGTTCTACTATACCTTTATTCATTATTATAATTCTATCTGAAAGACTCATAGCTTCTGATTGATCATGTGTTACATAAATAGCTGTGATTCCAACTTTCTTTTGAATTTTTCTTATTTCAGTTCTCATGTAAACTCTTAATTTAGCATCTAAATTTGATAAAGGTTCATCGAATAATAATACCCCAGGTTCCATAACTAATGCTCTTGCAAGAGCGACTCTTTGTTGTTGTCCCCCAGATAATTGATTTGGATATCTTACTTCCATTCCTTTTAAGCCTACTAATTCTATTATATTCTTAACTTTTTCATCAAGTTCCTTCTTATTCATTTTTTAAGCTTTAAACCATAAGCTATATTGTCATATATATTTAGATGTGGAAATAATGCATAACTTTGGAACACCATAGATGTATCTCTTTTATCTGGAGTTAGATTATTTATCATGTCTCCACCTAAATATATCTCTCCTTCTGTTGGAATTTCAAAACCTGCTACCATTCTTAATGTTGTTGTTTTTCCACAACCAGATGGTCCTAATAATGTTACAAATTCACCTGCTTTTATATCTATTGAAATATTATCTACAGCCTTAAATTCTGAATCTCCACTGTGAGATAAGTATATTTTAGTTAAATCTTTTATATTAACACCTTTACTTCTTTGCATATCTATCACTCCTATTATAATAAGTTATCATCACTCTTACTTACACCAAATCTTCCTAATATAAAATACATAAATGCAATAGCAATTAATACTATAATTATTAATACTGTTGAATATGCTGATGCTACACCAAATCTTCCATTATCTACTTGAGATAAAATTGAAGCTGTTAATAATTGATATTTTGGTGTTACTAAGAAAACTACTGCACTTACTGCTGTCATACTTCTTACAAAAGTATATACAAGTCCACTAAAGAAAGCTGGTTTTATTAATGGTAATGTTACTGATGTAAATACTTTTGTTGAATTTGCACCTAAATCTTGTGCCGCTTCTT from Clostridium chauvoei encodes:
- a CDS encoding response regulator transcription factor, which translates into the protein MIKVLIVDDEYYSRKGLKCIIPWEKMKCKVLGEASNAYEAINIAKEIKPDIIITDINMPEINGIEMAKNIKEILPNTKFIVITGYDDFQYARGAVKINALDFILKPIQVSEFTEAINNAVSLIEKERINNSLSIEKQILRIVRGQSPIEIIDNYFNLLDSIRIVLINNDSYEYFNNNNKDYLNTRISYIVKEWIRNNISSYYIFEPHANRIGIIITTSENVDFKELIKRIIEELDGVITISITQEESPLELRELYKRAKNLYEKCFYEGYGKVLKEQEKKELTIDHLKFDELVNEIVDNILNADIKKAEKSINYLFKIFSYKMIKKSKIIKVVLELVLRVKQGFIELGISSEALEAIELENDYNQMIDLKKDLETFIVVAVENIREYRGTLEDSSIKRAIKFINNNFNKNISLKVVASSVYLNESYLSRELKQTLGMGFSEYIRKLRIEKAMELLKKGFSVSSVAKEVGYSDYRQFSTNFKKYTGDVPSNYKE
- a CDS encoding sensor histidine kinase, with product MFKNNFGFKKKLLLVFLFVGIIPLILLWIYDTVFIIKTTYEKIEYYTNSNLSIAAELIDSNINTYSKMVNYIAENLEVQEVISKEGIKDNYEKEKKFEDTQELYKIIRAILATQTKEIPIHIVNLDKTSRFSTTDYYAPIYSDIRGDFYEKLNRNDDIVITQIHRRVEGKESQDTVLVIGKAIINRDTKEVIGYVIADVYDSYFDDIFKAISFVEDSNVMLLDDNGYIITDKNYKNQTGFKFPSEYLSKLNNIKGTLKVNIDKTSYQCYYTTTQNTKIKVLQLIPNKYFFSEIVNNLKFLIILSLIVISLSIFFVLITSKKISEPILEMTSYMKEVEKGNLDVYIESNRNDEIGHLSRGFNDMTKELKRLIEEDYKKELLVQEAEFKALKSQVNPHFLYNSLGLISWMARLGEGEDVVKATDALAKFFRYSVNNIEDMVPIKKEFEQIKSYLTIQDYRYKDRFTININIDENILDFHILKLMLQPLVENAIIHGLEKKIGKGILIINAFEVSDNLCFEIKDNGVGFEKNNNSTGEGVGINNVDKRIKLFYGQDFGVTYKREAEFTVFSIIVPKKEYEISD
- a CDS encoding MgtC/SapB family protein, which translates into the protein MPLQEIGLRLLLAIVIGGVIGYERESTNSPAGFRTHILVALGATVISLIQVEMVNKSIVLITADPNLSNSLKIDMGRLGAQVVSGVGFLGAGTIIHTKGSIKGLTTAASLWVVACVGLAIGFGYYSISILAGIAIVLVLVTLKRFENRFITNRGLCKIYIEYINKQEAMNCIEVYMLKKGIKIANIEFYVNDTSELDKIKSCLITIEIPKAMSINEVLVQCSTNEYITQIYELKE
- a CDS encoding ABC transporter ATP-binding protein encodes the protein MNKKELDEKVKNIIELVGLKGMEVRYPNQLSGGQQQRVALARALVMEPGVLLFDEPLSNLDAKLRVYMRTEIRKIQKKVGITAIYVTHDQSEAMSLSDRIIIMNKGIVEQVGTPKEIYYTPATEFVADFIGTANFLPGKITDAEYENVTIKVDDVIFNVPYKGSKTTGDSCKLVLRPEAIEIGEKGIFKGKIISSTFMGAFQDYSIQVGETIIKCEDFNPQVKKVYEEGQEVMINFSKENVHII
- a CDS encoding ABC transporter ATP-binding protein → MQRSKGVNIKDLTKIYLSHSGDSEFKAVDNISIDIKAGEFVTLLGPSGCGKTTTLRMVAGFEIPTEGEIYLGGDMINNLTPDKRDTSMVFQSYALFPHLNIYDNIAYGLKLKK